The following are encoded in a window of Doryrhamphus excisus isolate RoL2022-K1 chromosome 16, RoL_Dexc_1.0, whole genome shotgun sequence genomic DNA:
- the LOC131104335 gene encoding semaphorin-5B-like isoform X2, translating into MDEGIFPPRSEGFLSTGPGPEQKAAYCGSKASEWTPDEDTIHSCQSKGKSEEECQNYIRVLLISGKTLITCGTNAFAPVCVTRQIGNISQVVDTVNGVARCPYDPRHNSTAMVTEKGELYAATVIDFSGRDPVIYRSLGNMPPLRSAQYNSKWLNEPQFVSAYETGRFAYFFLRETAVENDCGKMVFSRVARVCKNDMGGRFLLEDTWTTFMKARLNCSRSGEIPFYYNELQSTFYLPEQELIYGIFTSNVNSMSASAVCAFNLTAITQAFNGPFRYQENPRTAWLSTPNSIPNFQCGTLDEGGAGGNLTERNLQDAQRLFLMHDVVQPLTVNPLLTQDNQRFSKLVVDIVQGLNALYHVMYIGTEYGTILKILSTTNKNLHGCYLEELRILPDGQTGSIKSMMILHSDRSLFVGLEDKLLKIPLERCSSHPTKRRCLEARDPYCGWDHKQERCTTFEDSTNMNQWTQNITQCPVRNLTQDGGFGPWAPWQPCNHNDGEDSISSCICRSRSCDGPVAQCGGVDCKGPTIEVANCSRNGGWTPWSSWGQCSSSCGVGFEVRQRSCNNPSPRHGGRICVGQGREERLCNEKKICPLPVLWTAWGPWAHCSAECGGGVHARTRTCENGNTCQGCSMEYKTCNLESCPEVRRNTPWTPWIPVNVSRDGSRQEQRYRYTCRALLADLQLLQLGKKKIETRFCPNQGSGACQTDSLVDDLVKSSGQTVSQPQDAHWESWETWSSCSQQCSRGFRTRRRGCSTVEHRINPSACVGTPVEYQDCNLQPCSVGGAWSCWSPWSQCSESCGGGHFQRTRSCDNPPPANGGDICIGLHTEEALCNTHTCEGWGVWSGWGHCNEEGLQHRSRHCGENQEANLCRGNISQARPCQVHEVEVILPGQEDHSCGTFTLLQLAAVGIASFFAAALLSALAFAYCHHLSRPSVESAVIHPTSTHNQLNYNKRGNAMPKNEKYIPMEVVRLHKNNLHMNDDTSNHFPSSVSSSNMFATTYFPPNLGKYDFPPEAPCRAYMHS; encoded by the exons ATGGATGAAGGAATTTTCCCACCCAGGAGTGAAGGATTTCTCTCAACTGGCCCTGGACCTGAGCAGAAAGCAGCTTATTGTGGGAGCAAG GCGTCAGAATGGACACCCGATGAAGACACGATCCATTCTTGCCAGAGCAAGGGCAAATCAGAG GAGGAGTGTCAAAACTACATCAGGGTTTTATTGATCAGTGGCAAAACGCTCATCACATGCGGAACCAATGCTTTTGCACCCGTCTGCGTAACCAGACAG ATTGGTAACATAAGTCAGGTGGTGGACACAGTGAATGGTGTTGCACGATGTCCCTATGACCCCCGCCACAACTCTACGGCTATGGTAACGGAGAAGGGTGAGTTGTATGCCGCCACGGTTATTGACTTCTCTGGACGCGACCCTGTCATCTACAGGAGCCTGGGGAACATGCCCCCATTACGCTCGGCCCAGTACAACTCCAAATGGCTCAATG AGCCTCAGTTTGTGTCTGCTTATGAGACCGGTCGATTCGCCTACTTCTTCTTGAGGGAAACAGCTGTTGAAAACGACTGTGGAAAGATGGTGTTCTCTCGGGTGGCCAGGGTGTGCAAAAACGACATGGGTGGTCGTTTTCTTTTGGAGGACACCTGGACCACCTTCATGAAGGCGCGACTGAACTGCTCCCGCTCGGGAGAAATTCCCTTTTATTACAATGAACTGCAGAGCACCTTCTACTTACCAGAGCAAGAACTGATCTATGGCATCTTCACCTCCAATGT GAACAGCATGTCAGCTTCTGCTGTTTGTGCTTTCAACCTGACTGCCATCACTCAGGCCTTCAATGGACCTTTCCGCTACCAGGAGAACCCCCGCACAGCCTGGCTCTCAACTCCAAATTCCATACCCAATTTTCAG TGCGGCACACTGGATGAAGGCGGCGCTGGTGGGAACCTGACCGAGCGAAACCTCCAGGATGCTCAGCGGCTCTTCCTAATGCACGATGTGGTGCAGCCGTTGACGGTGAATCCTCTTCTCACCCAGGACAACCAGCGCTTCTCCAAGCTGGTGGTGGACATCGTGCAGGGTCTCAATGCTCTGTACCACGTCATGTACATCGGCACAG AATATGGCACCATCTTGAAGATTCTCTCCACAACCAATAAAAATCTTCATGGCTGCTACCTGGAGGAGCTCAGGATTCTTCCTGATGGGCAAACTGGTTCAATCAAGAGCATGATGATTCTTCACAGTGACAGGTCTTTGTTTGTGGGGCTTGAGGACAAATTGCTGAAGATCCCGTTAGAGCGATGCTCCAGCCATCCAACTAAACG ACGCTGTTTGGAAGCTCGGGACCCTTATTGTGGATGGGATCACAAACAGGAGCGTTGCACAACCTTTGAAGACAGCACCAACATGAACCAGTGGACCCAGAACATCACCCAGTGCCCA GTAAGGAACCTGACACAGGATGGCGGGTTTGGCCCATGGGCACCGTGGCAACCCTGCAACCACAATGACGGCGAGGATTCCATCAGCAGCTGCATTTGCCGGTCCCGTTCATGTGACGGACCTGTAGCCCAATGTGGTGGGGTTGACTGCAAGGGCCCGACCATTGAGGTGGCCAACTGCTCCAG GAATGGCGGCTGGACTCCCTGGTCTTCATGGGGCCAATGCAGCAGCAGTTGTGGTGTCGGTTTTGAAGTGCGGCAACGGTCCTGCAACAATCCCTCACCTCGTCATGGGGGTCGAATTTGTGTTGGCCAAGGTCGGGAAGAGAG ATTGtgcaatgagaaaaaaatatgccCGTTGCCAGTGCTATGGACTGCTTGGGGGCCATGGGCTCACTGCAGTGCTGAATGTGGAGGAGGGGTCCATGCCAGGACCAGAACCTGTGAGAATGGAAACACCTGCCAGGGATGTTCCATG GAGTATAAGACCTGTAACCTGGAGTCCTGCCCTGAGGTACGCCGCAACACCCCCTGGACCCCCTGGATTCCAGTCAACGTCAGTCGAGATGGATCACGCCAAGAGCAGAGATACAGATACACATGCAGGGCGTTGCTAGCAGACCTCCAGCTACTTCAGTTGGGCAAGAAGAAGATAGAGACAAGGTTTTGTCCAAATCAGGGCTCTGGAGCCTGCCAGACTGACT CTCTAGTTGATGATTTGGTCAAGTCCAGTGGTCAAACTGTGTCACAACCCCAAGATGCACACTGGGAATCTTGGGAAACCTGGTCTAGCTGCTCCCAGCAATGTTCCAGAGGCTTTCGAACCCGGCGACGTGGTTGCTCAACGGTAGAGCACAGGATCAATCCAAGTGCCTGTGTAGGAACTCCAGTGGAATATCAAGATTGCAACTTGCAACCATGCTCAG TGGGAGGCGCCTGGTCATGCTGGTCACCCTGGTCCCAATGCTCTGAGAGTTGTGGCGGAGGCCACTTTCAGCGAACAAGGTCATGTGACAACCCGCCCCCAGCCAATGGAGGTGACATTTGTATTGGTCTACACACTGAAGAGGCGCTTtgtaacacacacacctgtGAAG GCTGGGGTGTGTGGTCCGGGTGGGGGCACTGCAACGAGGAGGGTTTGCAGCATCGCTCCCGTCACTGCGGCGAGAACCAGGAGGCCAATTTGTGCCGGGGTAACATTAGCCAGGCCAGACCATGCCAAGTGCACGAGGTTGAAG TCATTCTACCCGGGCAGGAAGACCACAGCTGTGGAA CTTTCACCTTGCTCCAGTTGGCCGCTGTGGGCATAGCCAGTTTTTTCGCCGCCGCGCTCTTGTCGGCACTGGCCTTCGCCTACTGCCACCATCTGAGTAGGCCCTCCGTGGAATCAGCAGTCATCCACCCCACCAGTACGCACAACCAGCTAAACTACAACAAGCGGGGCAATGCCATGCCAAAGAATGAGAAGTACATTCCCATGGAGGTTGTG AGGCTACACAAGAACAATCTCCACATGAACGACGATACAAGCAACCACTTTCCTTCCTCCGTGTCTTCCAGCAACATGTTTGCCACCACCTACTTCCCTCCCAACCTGGGCAAGTACGACTTTCCCCCGGAAGCACCGTGCAGGGCATACATGCACAGCTAA
- the LOC131104335 gene encoding semaphorin-5B-like isoform X1, whose translation MKQYLRMTSIFTPLAGLSRGPGRRVDVLGTMVTSGWGTWALSPWGLVLVVCVLVCVSHQPPIIPADCNRKEHPVVFNQALKTWMKEFSHPGVKDFSQLALDLSRKQLIVGARNFLFSLSLNNASLIQASEWTPDEDTIHSCQSKGKSEEECQNYIRVLLISGKTLITCGTNAFAPVCVTRQIGNISQVVDTVNGVARCPYDPRHNSTAMVTEKGELYAATVIDFSGRDPVIYRSLGNMPPLRSAQYNSKWLNEPQFVSAYETGRFAYFFLRETAVENDCGKMVFSRVARVCKNDMGGRFLLEDTWTTFMKARLNCSRSGEIPFYYNELQSTFYLPEQELIYGIFTSNVNSMSASAVCAFNLTAITQAFNGPFRYQENPRTAWLSTPNSIPNFQCGTLDEGGAGGNLTERNLQDAQRLFLMHDVVQPLTVNPLLTQDNQRFSKLVVDIVQGLNALYHVMYIGTEYGTILKILSTTNKNLHGCYLEELRILPDGQTGSIKSMMILHSDRSLFVGLEDKLLKIPLERCSSHPTKRRCLEARDPYCGWDHKQERCTTFEDSTNMNQWTQNITQCPVRNLTQDGGFGPWAPWQPCNHNDGEDSISSCICRSRSCDGPVAQCGGVDCKGPTIEVANCSRNGGWTPWSSWGQCSSSCGVGFEVRQRSCNNPSPRHGGRICVGQGREERLCNEKKICPLPVLWTAWGPWAHCSAECGGGVHARTRTCENGNTCQGCSMEYKTCNLESCPEVRRNTPWTPWIPVNVSRDGSRQEQRYRYTCRALLADLQLLQLGKKKIETRFCPNQGSGACQTDSLVDDLVKSSGQTVSQPQDAHWESWETWSSCSQQCSRGFRTRRRGCSTVEHRINPSACVGTPVEYQDCNLQPCSVGGAWSCWSPWSQCSESCGGGHFQRTRSCDNPPPANGGDICIGLHTEEALCNTHTCEGWGVWSGWGHCNEEGLQHRSRHCGENQEANLCRGNISQARPCQVHEVEVILPGQEDHSCGTFTLLQLAAVGIASFFAAALLSALAFAYCHHLSRPSVESAVIHPTSTHNQLNYNKRGNAMPKNEKYIPMEVVRLHKNNLHMNDDTSNHFPSSVSSSNMFATTYFPPNLGKYDFPPEAPCRAYMHS comes from the exons ATGAAACAGTATTTGAGAATGACAAGTATCTTCACACCTCTTGCAGGTCTTTCCAGAGGACCTGGTAGGAGAGTAGATGTACTAGGAACTATGGTGACGTCGGGGTGGGGGACATGGGCCCTGTCTCCTTGGGGCCTTGTTCTGGTCgtctgtgtgcttgtgtgtgtgtcccaccaaCCCCCTATCATACCTGCGGACTGTAACCGAAAGGAGCATCCGGTCGTGTTCAACCAAG CCCTGAAGACATGGATGAAGGAATTTTCCCACCCAGGAGTGAAGGATTTCTCTCAACTGGCCCTGGACCTGAGCAGAAAGCAGCTTATTGTGGGAGCAAG AAACTTCCTCTTCAGCCTAAGTTTGAACAATGCCTCCCTAATACAG GCGTCAGAATGGACACCCGATGAAGACACGATCCATTCTTGCCAGAGCAAGGGCAAATCAGAG GAGGAGTGTCAAAACTACATCAGGGTTTTATTGATCAGTGGCAAAACGCTCATCACATGCGGAACCAATGCTTTTGCACCCGTCTGCGTAACCAGACAG ATTGGTAACATAAGTCAGGTGGTGGACACAGTGAATGGTGTTGCACGATGTCCCTATGACCCCCGCCACAACTCTACGGCTATGGTAACGGAGAAGGGTGAGTTGTATGCCGCCACGGTTATTGACTTCTCTGGACGCGACCCTGTCATCTACAGGAGCCTGGGGAACATGCCCCCATTACGCTCGGCCCAGTACAACTCCAAATGGCTCAATG AGCCTCAGTTTGTGTCTGCTTATGAGACCGGTCGATTCGCCTACTTCTTCTTGAGGGAAACAGCTGTTGAAAACGACTGTGGAAAGATGGTGTTCTCTCGGGTGGCCAGGGTGTGCAAAAACGACATGGGTGGTCGTTTTCTTTTGGAGGACACCTGGACCACCTTCATGAAGGCGCGACTGAACTGCTCCCGCTCGGGAGAAATTCCCTTTTATTACAATGAACTGCAGAGCACCTTCTACTTACCAGAGCAAGAACTGATCTATGGCATCTTCACCTCCAATGT GAACAGCATGTCAGCTTCTGCTGTTTGTGCTTTCAACCTGACTGCCATCACTCAGGCCTTCAATGGACCTTTCCGCTACCAGGAGAACCCCCGCACAGCCTGGCTCTCAACTCCAAATTCCATACCCAATTTTCAG TGCGGCACACTGGATGAAGGCGGCGCTGGTGGGAACCTGACCGAGCGAAACCTCCAGGATGCTCAGCGGCTCTTCCTAATGCACGATGTGGTGCAGCCGTTGACGGTGAATCCTCTTCTCACCCAGGACAACCAGCGCTTCTCCAAGCTGGTGGTGGACATCGTGCAGGGTCTCAATGCTCTGTACCACGTCATGTACATCGGCACAG AATATGGCACCATCTTGAAGATTCTCTCCACAACCAATAAAAATCTTCATGGCTGCTACCTGGAGGAGCTCAGGATTCTTCCTGATGGGCAAACTGGTTCAATCAAGAGCATGATGATTCTTCACAGTGACAGGTCTTTGTTTGTGGGGCTTGAGGACAAATTGCTGAAGATCCCGTTAGAGCGATGCTCCAGCCATCCAACTAAACG ACGCTGTTTGGAAGCTCGGGACCCTTATTGTGGATGGGATCACAAACAGGAGCGTTGCACAACCTTTGAAGACAGCACCAACATGAACCAGTGGACCCAGAACATCACCCAGTGCCCA GTAAGGAACCTGACACAGGATGGCGGGTTTGGCCCATGGGCACCGTGGCAACCCTGCAACCACAATGACGGCGAGGATTCCATCAGCAGCTGCATTTGCCGGTCCCGTTCATGTGACGGACCTGTAGCCCAATGTGGTGGGGTTGACTGCAAGGGCCCGACCATTGAGGTGGCCAACTGCTCCAG GAATGGCGGCTGGACTCCCTGGTCTTCATGGGGCCAATGCAGCAGCAGTTGTGGTGTCGGTTTTGAAGTGCGGCAACGGTCCTGCAACAATCCCTCACCTCGTCATGGGGGTCGAATTTGTGTTGGCCAAGGTCGGGAAGAGAG ATTGtgcaatgagaaaaaaatatgccCGTTGCCAGTGCTATGGACTGCTTGGGGGCCATGGGCTCACTGCAGTGCTGAATGTGGAGGAGGGGTCCATGCCAGGACCAGAACCTGTGAGAATGGAAACACCTGCCAGGGATGTTCCATG GAGTATAAGACCTGTAACCTGGAGTCCTGCCCTGAGGTACGCCGCAACACCCCCTGGACCCCCTGGATTCCAGTCAACGTCAGTCGAGATGGATCACGCCAAGAGCAGAGATACAGATACACATGCAGGGCGTTGCTAGCAGACCTCCAGCTACTTCAGTTGGGCAAGAAGAAGATAGAGACAAGGTTTTGTCCAAATCAGGGCTCTGGAGCCTGCCAGACTGACT CTCTAGTTGATGATTTGGTCAAGTCCAGTGGTCAAACTGTGTCACAACCCCAAGATGCACACTGGGAATCTTGGGAAACCTGGTCTAGCTGCTCCCAGCAATGTTCCAGAGGCTTTCGAACCCGGCGACGTGGTTGCTCAACGGTAGAGCACAGGATCAATCCAAGTGCCTGTGTAGGAACTCCAGTGGAATATCAAGATTGCAACTTGCAACCATGCTCAG TGGGAGGCGCCTGGTCATGCTGGTCACCCTGGTCCCAATGCTCTGAGAGTTGTGGCGGAGGCCACTTTCAGCGAACAAGGTCATGTGACAACCCGCCCCCAGCCAATGGAGGTGACATTTGTATTGGTCTACACACTGAAGAGGCGCTTtgtaacacacacacctgtGAAG GCTGGGGTGTGTGGTCCGGGTGGGGGCACTGCAACGAGGAGGGTTTGCAGCATCGCTCCCGTCACTGCGGCGAGAACCAGGAGGCCAATTTGTGCCGGGGTAACATTAGCCAGGCCAGACCATGCCAAGTGCACGAGGTTGAAG TCATTCTACCCGGGCAGGAAGACCACAGCTGTGGAA CTTTCACCTTGCTCCAGTTGGCCGCTGTGGGCATAGCCAGTTTTTTCGCCGCCGCGCTCTTGTCGGCACTGGCCTTCGCCTACTGCCACCATCTGAGTAGGCCCTCCGTGGAATCAGCAGTCATCCACCCCACCAGTACGCACAACCAGCTAAACTACAACAAGCGGGGCAATGCCATGCCAAAGAATGAGAAGTACATTCCCATGGAGGTTGTG AGGCTACACAAGAACAATCTCCACATGAACGACGATACAAGCAACCACTTTCCTTCCTCCGTGTCTTCCAGCAACATGTTTGCCACCACCTACTTCCCTCCCAACCTGGGCAAGTACGACTTTCCCCCGGAAGCACCGTGCAGGGCATACATGCACAGCTAA
- the kpnb3 gene encoding importin-5: MAEQQQFFLLLGNLINPDNDVRKQSEETYDTIPGQTKITFLLQAVREPSAAEEVRQMAAVLLRRLLSSSFEEIYPGLTLEMQTAIKTELLASIQQETSPNIRKKVCDIAAELSRNLIDDDGNNQWPEALKFLFDSVNSDNVGLREAALHIFWNFPGIFGNQQQHYMEVIKRMLVQCMQDQANPQIRTLAARAAASFVLSNESNTALLKHFADLLPGILQAVNESCYQGDDSVLKSLVEIADTAPKYLRPHLEATLLLSLKLCADTNLTNMQRQLALEVIVTLSETAAAMLRKHTTLVAQSVPQMLAMMVDLEDDEDWAMADELEDDDFDSNAVAGESALDRIACGLGDKIILPLIKQHIMQMLHHSDWKYRHAGLMALSAIGEGCHQQMEATLNDIVELVLMFCADLHPRVRYAACNAIGQMATDFAPTFQKKFHGKVISALLQTMDDHSNPRVQAHAAAALINFTEDCPKSLLIPYLDNLVQHLHVIMVAKLQELIQKGTKLVLEQVVTSIASVADTAEEKFVPYYDLFMPSLKHIVENAVQKELRLLRGKTIECISLIGLAVGKEKFMPDASAVMQLLLKTQTNFDDLDDDDPQISYMISAWARMCKILGKEFQQYLPVVMGPLMKTASIKPEVALLDTQDMENISEDDGWEFVNLGDQQSFGIKTAGLEEKSTACQMLVCYAKELKEGFVEYTEQVVKLMVPLLKFYFHDGVRVAAAESMPLLLECAQVRGPEYLTNMWLFMCDALIKAIGTEPDLDVRSEIMHSFAKCIELMGDGCLNNEHFEELGGILKGKLEEHFKNQELRQVKRQDEDYDEQVEETLQDEDENDVYILTKVSDILHSVFSSYKEKVLPWFEQLLQLIVQLICPNRPWADRQWGLCIFDDVVEHCSPSSFKYAEYFLRPMLQSLCDSSPEVRQAAAYGVGVMAQYGGENYRPFCTEAIPMLVRVIQAADSRAKENVNATENCISAVGKVMRFRPECANVNEILPHWITWLPLNEDKEEAVHTFDFLCDLIESNNPIVLGPENSNLPRLFGIIADGVANESVKHEDACSKRLANVIRQVQVSGGLWSQCTSTLNEIQQKAIQDLLNTA, translated from the exons ATGGCGGAACAGCAGCAGTTCTTCCTCTTGCTGGGGAACCTGATCAACCCTGACAACGATGTCAGGAAACAATCAGAG GAGACCTATGACACCATCCCTGGTCAGACAAAAATCACCTTCCTGCTCCAGGCTGTCAGGGAGCCATCTGCTGCCGAGGAG gTTAGGCAGATGGCAGCAGTGCTTCTACGGCGGCTCCTGTCCTCCTCCTTTGAAGAGATCTACCCAGGTCTGACACTGGAGATGCAGACGGCCATCAAAACAGAGCTTCTGGCCAGCATCCAACAAGAGACTTCGCCAAACATCCGCAAGAAAGTCTGTGACATTGCGGCTGAGCTTTCCCGTAACCTTATCG ATGACGATGGCAATAACCAGTGGCCAGAGGCACTCAAGTTTCTGTTTGACTCTGTCAACTCTGACAATGTTGGCCTGCGAGAAGCTGCGTTGCACATCTTCTG GAACTTCCCAGGGATCTTCGGTAACCAGCAGCAGCATTACATGGAGGTTATCAAACGTATGCTTGTTCAGTGCATGCAGGACCAAGCAAACCCACAG ATCCGCACACTGGCAGCCCGGGCTGCTGCCTCCTTTGTTCTGTCCAATGAAAGCAACACAGCCCTACTGAAGCATTTTGCTGACCTACTGCCAGGCATCCTGCAG GCAGTGAATGAGTCCTGCTACCAAGGAGACGACTCTGTCCTCAAATCTTTGGTTGAAATTGCAGACACGGCACCTAAATATCTGAGACCTCACTTGGAGGCCACACTGCTGCTCAGCCTGAAG CTTTGTGCAGATACCAACTTGACCAATATGCAGAGACAATTGGCACTGGAGGTCATTGTCACTTTATCAGAGACGGCAGCGGCCATGCTGAGGAAACATACTACACTTGTAGCTCAGAGTG TGCCCCAGATGCTGGCTATGATGGTGGACTTGGAGGATGATGAGGATTGGGCCATGGCTGATGAGCTGGAAGATGATGACTTTGACAG TAACGCTGTAGCTGGAGAAAGTGCCCTGGACAGAATTGCCTGCGGTCTGGGAGATAAGATAATTTTGCCCCTGATCAAGCAGCACATCATGCAGATGCTGCACCACT CTGACTGGAAGTACCGCCATGCTGGACTGATGGCACTGTCTGCCATCGGGGAGGGCTGCCACCAACAGATGGAGGCGACTCTTAATGACATTGTTGAACTGGTACTAATGTTCTGTGCGGACTTG CATCCCAGGGTGCGGTATGCTGCCTGCAACGCTATTGGACAGATGGCCACAGACTTTGCACCAACCTTCCAAAAGAAGTTCCATGGAAAG GTGATATCAGCACTGCTTCAGACTATGGATGACCACAGTAACCCCCGAGTGCAGGCACACGCAGCTGCAGCCCTCATCAATTTCACGGAAGACTGCCCCAAGTCTTTGCTTATCCCTTATCTTGACAACTTGGTTCAGCACCTCCACGTCATCATGGTGGCCAAGCTGCAAGAG TTGATCCAAAAGGGCACCAAGCTGGTCCTGGAACAGGTGGTGACCTCTATTGCGTCCGTGGCCGACACAGCAGAGGAGAAGTTTGTACCATATTATGACTTGTTCATGCCCTCGCTCAAACACATTGTGGAGAATGCCGTGCAGAAGGAGCTGCGGCTCTTACGGGGCAAGACCATTGAGTGCATCAGCCTCATTGGCCTAGCTGTCGGCAAGGAGAAG TTTATGCCAGATGCCTCTGCTGTCATGCAGCTGCTCCTTAAAACCCAGACCAACTTTGATGACCTGGATGATGATGATCCACAG ATCTCCTACATGATCTCAGCCTGGGCCAGGATGTGCAAGATCCTGGGGAAGGAGTTTCAGCAGTATCTACCAGTGGTCATGGGCCCATTAATGAAGACTGCCTCCATCAAACCTGAGGTGGCCCTCCTTGACA CCCAGGATATGGAGAACATATCTGAGGATGATGGCTGGGAGTTTGTCAACCTTGGAGATCAGCAGAGCTTTGGCATCAAGACCGCTGGCTTGGAGGAGAAGTCCACTGCCTGTCAGATGCTG GTGTGTTACGCCAAAGAGCTGAAAGAGGGTTTTGTAGAGTACACTGAGCAAGTGGTGAAGCTGATGGTTCCTTTGCTGAAGTTCTACTTCCACGATG GTGTGCGGGTGGCGGCAGCGGAGTCCATGCCATTGCTGCTGGAGTGTGCACAGGTTCGAGGGCCAGAGTACCTCACCAACATGTGGCTTTTTATGTGCGACGCCCTCATCAAGGCCATCGGTACAGAGCCAGACCTGGACGTCCGGTCGGAGATCATGCATTCTTTTGCCAAG TGTATTGAGTTGATGGGAGACGGCTGCCTGAACAACGAGCATTTTGAGGAGCTAGGTGGCATTTTGAAAGGGAAGCTGGAGGAACATTTTAAGAACCAGGAGCTGAGGCAGG TTAAGAGACAGGATGAAGACTATGATGAGCAGGTGGAGGAAACCTTGCAAGATGAG gATGAGAACGACGTGTACATACTGACCAAAGTGTCGGACATATTGCACTCGGTTTTCAGTAGCTACAAAGAGAAGGTGCTGCCTTGGTTTGAACAGCTGCTGCAGCTCATTGTCCAGTTAATA TGTCCAAACAGGCCGTGGGCTGACCGACAGTGGGGGTTGTGTATTTTTGATGACGTGGTGGAGCACTGCAGCCCGTCTTCCTTCAAATACGCAGAGTATTTTCTGCGGCCAATGTTGCAGTCTCTGTGCGACTCCAGCCCTGAGGTTCGGCAAGCGGCCGCCTACGGTGTTGGCGTCATGGCACAATATGGAGGAGAGAACTACCGTCCGTTTTGCACAG AGGCAATCCCCATGCTGGTACGAGTTATCCAAGCGGCCGACTCGCGCGCCAAGGAGAATGTCAACGCCACGGAAAACTGCATCTCTGCTGTTGGCAAGGTCATGAGGTTCCGGCCCGAGTGTGCAAACGTGAATGAAATCCTCCCCCACTGGATCACCTGGCTGCCTCTCAATGAAGATAAAGAGGAGGCCGTCCACAcgtttgacttcctgtgtgaccTCATCGAAAG CAACAATCCCATCGTCCTTGGACCAGAAAACTCCAACCTGCCCCGACTCTTTGGCATCATTGCAGATGGAGTCGCAAACGAATCGGTGAAGCACGAAGACGCTTGCAGCAAACGTCTGGCAAATGTTATCCGTCAAGTGCAG GTGTCGGGAGGTTTGTGGTCACAGTGCACATCAACACTGAACGAGATTCAGCAGAAAGCCATACAGGATCTACTGAACACCGCCTGA